A portion of the Rissa tridactyla isolate bRisTri1 chromosome 19, bRisTri1.patW.cur.20221130, whole genome shotgun sequence genome contains these proteins:
- the LOC128919298 gene encoding vasoactive intestinal polypeptide receptor 1-like, whose product MWPPHLQGHAGGAGLSPTPRGLSWDTRGRGSAGLAPAMGGPRRLPGACTLLVLLLALPMLRVRATHPDCSVVLYFQEREAECLEMIRSERQTSAPPASPQQRGCLTEWDGVSCWSAVPVGQSRAVACPDILHVFKKSKALIRRNCTESGWSFPSPPYYNACELEAIGSNNDTEAKKGYFVTMKVLYTCGYSTSLAALFLAIGIFSCFRKLHCTRNSIHIHFFTSFILRGAAVFIKDAVLFSDESVDHCTMSTANCKAAIAFFQYSVLANFYWLLVEGMYLQTLLLLTFTSDKRYIWWYILIGWGIPMLTVCVWVVTRLQYDDHGCWDDYTSLYWWVIKAPILLAIFVNFLIFLNVTRMLAQKIRSPDISKNYKQQYMRLTKSTLLLIPLFGVHYVVFALFPEHIGVDARLYFELVLGSYQGFLVALLYCFLNGEVQAEIKRNWGKWQSSMESNVFNLATQDFTA is encoded by the exons ATGTGGCCCCCCCACCTGCAGGGCCATGCAGGAGGAGCCGGGCTGTCCCCAACCCCTCGGGGACTGAGCTGGGACACACGTGGACGAGGCAGCGCAGGGTTGGCTCCAGCCATGGGGGGCCCACGGCGGCTCCCCGGTGCCTGCACGCTGCTGGTTCTGCTGCTCGCGCTCCCCATGCTCCGG GTGCGAGCGACACATCCCGACTGCTCCGTCGTCCTCTATTTCCAAGAGCGAGAAGCTGAATGTCTGGAGATGATCAGGAGCGAAAGGCAAACGTCAGCCCCGCCGGCATCCCCCCAGCAGCGGG gctgccTGACGGAGTGGGATGGAGTGAGCTGCTGGTCGGCCGTGCCCGTCGGCCAGTCCCGAGCCGTCGCCTGCCCCGACATCCTCCACGTCTTCAAGAAGTCCAAAG CGCTGATCCGGAGGAACTGCACCGAGTCGGGATGGagcttccccagccctccctACTACAATGCCtgcgagctggaggccattggcAGCAACAACGACACCGAAGCCAAG AAAGGCTATTTTGTCACCATGAAGGTGCTTTACACCTGCGGCTACTCCACCTCCCTGGCAGCCCTCTTCCTGGCCATCGGCATCTTCTCCTGCTTCAG GAAGCTTCATTGCACCAGGAATTCCATCCACATCCACTTCTTCACCTCCTTCATACTGCGTGGGGCTGCCGTGTTCATCAAGGACGCCGTCCTCTTCTCGGACGAGTCTGTCGACCACTGCACGATGTCGACG gcGAACTGCAAAGCAGCCATCGCCTTCTTCCAGTACTCGGTCCTGGCCAACTTCTACTGGCTGCTGGTGGAGGGCATGTACCTGCAGACCCTGCTGCTGCTCACCTTCACCTCCGACAAGAGGTACATCTGGTGGTACATCCTCATCGGCTGGG GCATCCCCATGCTGACGGTCTGCGTCTGGGTGGTCACCAGGCTGCAGTACGACGACCATGG GTGCTGGGATGACTACACCAGCCTGTACTGGTGGGTGATCAAGGCTCCCATCCTCCTGGCCATATTT GTGAACTTCCTCATCTTCCTCAATGTCACCAGGATGTTAGCGCAGAAGATCCGGTCCCCGGACATCAGCAAAAATTACAAGCAGCAGTACAT GAGGCTGACGAAGTCCACGCTGCTCCTTATCCCTCTCTTCGGGGTGCACTACGTGGTGTTCGCGCTCTTCCCCGAGCACATCGGTGTGGATGCTCGTCTGTACTTTGAGCTGGTTCTCGGCTCCTACCAG GGGTTCCTGGTGGCTCTGCTGTACTGCTTCCTGAATGGAGAG GTCCAGGCTGAGATCAAGAGGAACTGGGGCAAGTGGCAGTCCTCCATGGAGAGCAATGTCTTCAACCTGGCGACCCAAGACTTCACAGCGTGA